The Achromobacter deleyi genome has a window encoding:
- a CDS encoding response regulator transcription factor: MRILLVEDNLDLGDAVESKLRSAGHSVQWVRDGMAALRWGLDETWDALVLDINLPGKDGFTLIRELRTAGLEAPVLVMTARAEIEDKIDMLDLGADDYLVKPFDLRELEARLRALLRRPAGQTSSVTRYGNLSLDLANRNVELSGTPVELGRREFRLLEILVGKLGQTVAKERLMNQLFDLDDGSLNALELLISRLRKKLAGASVDIVTVRGVGYQARSHEHP, encoded by the coding sequence ATGCGCATTCTGCTGGTCGAGGACAACCTCGATCTGGGCGATGCCGTGGAGAGCAAGCTGCGCTCGGCCGGCCACAGCGTGCAATGGGTGCGCGACGGCATGGCGGCGTTGCGCTGGGGCCTGGATGAAACCTGGGATGCGCTCGTCCTGGACATCAACCTGCCCGGCAAGGACGGCTTCACCCTCATCCGCGAATTGCGCACCGCCGGACTGGAAGCGCCAGTGCTGGTGATGACCGCGCGCGCCGAAATCGAAGACAAGATCGACATGCTGGACCTCGGCGCCGACGACTATCTCGTCAAGCCCTTCGACCTGCGCGAACTGGAAGCCCGGCTGCGCGCGCTCCTGCGGCGCCCCGCCGGCCAGACCAGCAGCGTCACCCGCTATGGCAACCTCAGCCTGGACCTGGCCAACCGCAATGTCGAGCTGTCGGGTACCCCGGTGGAGCTGGGACGACGGGAATTCCGCCTGCTGGAGATCCTGGTGGGAAAACTGGGCCAGACCGTCGCCAAGGAACGTCTCATGAACCAGCTGTTCGACCTGGACGACGGCTCGCTCAACGCGCTGGAACTGCTGATATCGCGGCTGCGCAAAAAGCTCGCGGGCGCCTCGGTCGATATCGTCACAGTGCGCGGCGTCGGCTACCAGGCCCGCAGCCATGAGCATCCCTGA
- a CDS encoding ABC transporter ATP-binding protein: protein MIELSVEDLHLDYGDNPVLKGVSMQLRQGEVVSLLGPSGSGKTTLLRAVAGLEGPKRGRITIGDRVVYDGDARKEIPAEERNLGLVFQSYALWPHKTVFENVAYPLKLRKTPGAEVRERVQAVLDQLGLGKLGQRHPHALSGGQQQRVAIGRALVYSPPVILLDEPLSNLDAKLREEARAFLRELIIRLGLSALMVTHDQSEAMAISDRILLLNNGKIEQQGTPQEMYGSPSTLFTAEFMGSNNRLDGKVTELRDGQARIEGRGWALWGKAGAGVAQGQDATAVIRVEQVRLADDPDGNHVDMPLLTSMYLGDRWEYLFRTPDTDPARTLALRAYGPEGREPGPCRLALPAGKVWVFPRASA from the coding sequence ATGATTGAGCTTTCTGTAGAAGACCTGCACCTGGACTACGGCGACAACCCCGTGCTCAAGGGCGTGTCCATGCAATTGCGCCAGGGCGAAGTGGTGTCGCTGCTGGGCCCCTCGGGCAGCGGCAAGACGACCTTGCTGCGCGCCGTGGCCGGTCTGGAAGGGCCCAAGCGCGGCCGCATCACCATCGGCGACCGCGTCGTCTACGACGGCGACGCGCGCAAGGAGATTCCGGCGGAAGAGCGCAACCTGGGCCTGGTGTTCCAGTCCTACGCGCTGTGGCCGCACAAGACGGTGTTCGAGAACGTCGCCTACCCGCTCAAGCTGCGCAAGACGCCGGGGGCCGAGGTGCGCGAGCGCGTGCAGGCCGTGCTGGATCAGCTGGGCCTGGGCAAGCTGGGCCAGCGCCATCCGCATGCGCTGTCCGGCGGACAGCAGCAGCGCGTGGCCATCGGCCGGGCGCTGGTGTACAGCCCGCCCGTCATCCTGCTGGACGAACCCCTGTCCAACCTGGACGCCAAGCTGCGCGAAGAAGCGCGCGCCTTCCTGCGCGAACTGATCATCCGCCTGGGGCTGTCCGCGCTGATGGTGACGCACGACCAGAGCGAAGCCATGGCCATCTCCGACCGCATCCTGCTGCTGAACAACGGCAAGATCGAACAGCAGGGCACACCGCAGGAAATGTACGGCTCGCCGTCCACGCTGTTCACGGCCGAATTCATGGGCAGCAACAACCGGCTGGACGGCAAGGTGACCGAACTGCGCGACGGACAGGCCCGGATCGAAGGCCGCGGCTGGGCGCTGTGGGGCAAGGCCGGCGCCGGCGTCGCCCAGGGCCAGGACGCCACCGCGGTGATCCGGGTGGAGCAGGTGCGCCTGGCGGACGATCCGGACGGCAACCACGTCGACATGCCGCTCTTGACCAGCATGTACCTGGGCGACCGCTGGGAGTACCTGTTCCGCACGCCGGATACGGATCCCGCCCGCACGCTGGCCTTGCGCGCCTATGGCCCCGAGGGCCGCGAGCCCGGCCCGTGCCGCCTGGCGCTGCCCGCGGGCAAGGTCTGGGTCTTCCCTCGGGCATCCGCCTGA
- a CDS encoding sensor histidine kinase — MSIPESFSIRRRVFTLGVLLLACALIGLVFFLRGYAQRAAEQAFDRLLAASALTIAGSVQIEDNNVTVEPPVSSLAMLSAGERVFYEARASNGRLITGYADLAPGLPLAQSATPVFAYLRYHDEPVRVATVGRLVSASQHAGWVTLRVAETLGSREALASEILGRSVLPLVVVSLVALGLLWFGVQRAFAPLAVVERELRRRAPDDLAPLIKPVPREVRRLIEALNAFMQRLSGTMDTLNTLVADAAHQVRTPLASLRAQAEVALDETDPQRLHARLERIHLNATHASQLINQLLMDATITHRLGKGARIPVGVAETINETRRRIGPLDAQRLRIAIAPEVRRARITGDRVALREMLRNLVDNALRYAPDGPVDIQAMPVAGYRVALTVSDRGPGVADDEKDAVQQRFARGRAGESLPGSGLGLAIVRSVAAAHGGSLWLLDRPGGGLTARVVLPLARSTPGRALAAGVAALCAAGLLLAAQPAPVRAAGIAEIVTRYPAPQPSSRVLTIAGPTDTPVVAPLIQGFQSHRPEVSVVYREMGSRELYEATIEGRLKDVDVLMSSASDLQIRLANDGYALSYASPYAAKLPSWAVWRHEVYGFTFEPAVIVYNPKRFAEAAVPRSRQDLLRLLEQEPARLRGRIGTYDIAASSLGYLLAEQDELVSSNFWGLANAMGQAGVHLAATSAEILDAIERDELDIGYNILGSYALSRQAAGRPIGVVFPQDYVLVLARSVLIARTAPNPDLGRALVDWLLSPAGQQVASSHAALGSIMEDTPGRWTSEAVLARSQGIVQPVVLSPALLVGLDQRRHSRFVQNWIRLVTDTPQRP; from the coding sequence ATGAGCATCCCTGAGAGCTTCTCCATCCGCCGGCGCGTCTTCACGCTGGGCGTGCTGCTGCTGGCATGCGCCCTGATCGGCCTGGTGTTCTTCCTGCGCGGCTACGCCCAACGCGCCGCCGAACAGGCCTTTGACAGGCTGCTGGCCGCCTCCGCGCTGACCATCGCCGGCTCGGTCCAGATCGAAGACAACAACGTCACCGTGGAACCGCCGGTGTCCTCGCTGGCCATGCTATCGGCCGGCGAACGTGTGTTCTACGAAGCCCGCGCCTCCAATGGCCGCCTGATCACCGGCTACGCCGACCTGGCGCCCGGCCTGCCGCTGGCGCAATCGGCCACGCCCGTGTTCGCCTATCTGCGCTATCACGACGAACCCGTCCGCGTCGCCACCGTGGGGCGGCTGGTTTCCGCCAGCCAGCACGCGGGCTGGGTCACCTTGCGCGTGGCCGAAACGCTGGGCTCGCGCGAAGCCCTGGCCAGCGAGATCCTGGGGCGCAGCGTGCTGCCGCTGGTGGTGGTGTCGCTGGTGGCGCTGGGCCTGCTGTGGTTCGGCGTGCAGCGCGCATTCGCGCCGCTGGCCGTGGTCGAGCGCGAATTGCGGCGCCGCGCCCCCGACGACCTCGCCCCCCTCATCAAACCCGTGCCCCGCGAAGTGCGGCGCCTGATCGAAGCGCTGAACGCATTCATGCAGCGGCTGTCCGGCACCATGGATACGCTCAACACGCTGGTGGCCGACGCGGCGCATCAGGTCCGCACTCCGCTGGCGTCGCTGCGCGCGCAGGCGGAGGTGGCGCTGGACGAAACCGATCCGCAACGGCTGCACGCAAGACTGGAACGTATCCACCTGAACGCCACGCACGCCAGCCAGCTGATCAACCAGCTGCTGATGGACGCCACCATCACCCATCGCCTGGGCAAGGGCGCCCGCATTCCCGTGGGCGTGGCGGAGACCATCAACGAGACACGGCGCCGGATCGGTCCGCTGGACGCGCAGCGGCTGCGCATCGCGATCGCGCCCGAAGTCCGCCGCGCCCGGATCACCGGCGATCGCGTCGCCCTGCGGGAAATGCTGCGCAACCTGGTGGACAACGCCTTGCGCTACGCGCCCGACGGCCCCGTGGACATCCAGGCCATGCCCGTGGCCGGATACCGGGTGGCGCTGACCGTATCGGACCGCGGCCCCGGCGTGGCCGACGATGAGAAAGACGCAGTGCAGCAACGGTTCGCCCGCGGCCGCGCGGGCGAGTCCCTGCCCGGGTCGGGACTGGGGCTGGCCATTGTCCGCTCGGTTGCCGCGGCCCATGGCGGTTCGCTGTGGCTGCTGGACCGCCCTGGCGGCGGCCTGACGGCCCGCGTCGTCCTGCCGCTGGCGCGCTCGACGCCCGGACGCGCGCTGGCCGCGGGCGTGGCCGCGCTGTGCGCCGCCGGCCTGTTGCTGGCCGCCCAACCCGCCCCGGTCCGCGCCGCCGGCATTGCCGAAATCGTCACAAGGTATCCCGCGCCGCAGCCATCCTCCCGCGTCCTGACCATTGCCGGACCGACGGACACGCCGGTGGTCGCGCCGCTGATCCAGGGCTTCCAGTCACACCGGCCGGAGGTAAGCGTCGTGTACCGCGAAATGGGCAGCCGCGAACTCTACGAGGCCACCATCGAAGGCCGCCTGAAAGACGTGGACGTGCTGATGAGCTCGGCCTCGGACCTGCAGATCCGGCTTGCCAACGACGGCTACGCGCTGAGCTACGCCTCCCCGTACGCCGCCAAGCTGCCGTCGTGGGCCGTCTGGCGTCACGAGGTCTATGGCTTCACCTTCGAGCCCGCCGTCATCGTCTACAACCCCAAGCGCTTTGCGGAGGCCGCGGTGCCGCGGTCACGCCAGGACCTGCTGCGCCTGCTGGAACAGGAGCCTGCGCGCCTGCGCGGACGCATCGGCACCTACGACATCGCCGCCAGCAGCCTGGGCTATCTGCTGGCCGAGCAGGATGAACTGGTCTCCTCCAACTTCTGGGGACTGGCCAACGCCATGGGCCAGGCGGGCGTGCATCTTGCCGCCACCAGCGCCGAAATCCTGGACGCCATCGAGCGCGACGAACTGGACATCGGCTACAACATCCTGGGCTCCTACGCGCTGTCGCGCCAGGCCGCGGGCCGCCCGATCGGCGTGGTCTTCCCGCAGGACTACGTGCTGGTGCTGGCGCGTTCGGTGCTGATCGCGCGCACCGCGCCCAATCCGGACCTGGGGCGCGCGCTGGTGGACTGGCTGCTGTCGCCAGCTGGCCAGCAGGTGGCGTCCAGCCATGCCGCGCTGGGATCCATCATGGAAGATACGCCGGGCCGCTGGACCTCCGAAGCGGTGCTGGCCCGCTCCCAAGGCATCGTGCAGCCGGTGGTGCTGAGTCCCGCGCTGCTGGTCGGCCTGGACCAGCGGCGGCATTCGCGGTTCGTGCAGAACTGGATCCGGCTGGTCACGGATACGCCGCAGCGGCCGTAG
- a CDS encoding ABC transporter substrate-binding protein, translated as MLAKSHLAVACAAAFAIATGSAYAQAVPAGYPADYQKILDGAKKEGKVVIYSTTDTKAAGPIIKGFEALYPGVKVEYNDMNSTELYNRYISEQAAGGGSGDIVWSSSMDSALKLATDYALQYKSPEAGKLPAWANWKDSAYGTTYEPAVFIYNKRLIPANEVPTTHGALAKLIASQPDKFKNKVTTYDIEKSAVGFMLAVQDKANDPKYFETLKDIGAGGLIVQSSTGTMMERVSSGENLIGYNILGSYAETRAKTDPSLGVAYPTDYALVLSRVAFISKKAKNRNAAKLWMDYLLSQKGQEIMANQADLASVRDDIAGDNDVDGMTKKLGASLKPIPVNETLLDYLEQNKRLEFIKQWRAAAGK; from the coding sequence ATGCTTGCCAAGTCCCATCTGGCGGTCGCCTGCGCCGCCGCATTCGCCATCGCCACCGGCAGCGCCTACGCGCAGGCCGTACCAGCGGGTTACCCGGCCGATTATCAAAAGATCCTGGACGGCGCCAAGAAGGAAGGCAAGGTCGTCATCTACTCGACCACCGACACCAAGGCGGCCGGCCCCATCATCAAGGGCTTCGAAGCGCTGTATCCCGGCGTCAAGGTCGAATACAACGACATGAACAGCACCGAGCTGTACAACCGCTACATCAGCGAACAGGCTGCGGGCGGCGGCAGCGGCGACATCGTCTGGAGCTCGTCGATGGACTCCGCCTTGAAGCTGGCCACCGACTACGCCTTGCAGTACAAGTCGCCCGAAGCGGGCAAGCTGCCGGCCTGGGCCAACTGGAAGGACTCGGCCTACGGCACCACGTACGAGCCGGCCGTGTTCATCTACAACAAGCGGCTGATTCCCGCCAACGAAGTGCCGACCACGCACGGCGCCCTGGCCAAGCTGATCGCCAGCCAGCCCGACAAGTTCAAGAACAAGGTCACCACCTACGACATCGAGAAGTCGGCGGTCGGCTTCATGCTGGCGGTGCAGGACAAGGCCAACGACCCGAAGTACTTCGAGACGCTCAAGGACATCGGCGCGGGCGGCCTGATCGTGCAGTCGTCCACCGGCACCATGATGGAACGCGTGTCGTCGGGCGAAAACCTGATCGGCTACAACATCCTGGGCTCCTATGCCGAAACCCGGGCCAAGACCGATCCGTCGCTGGGCGTGGCCTACCCGACCGACTACGCGCTGGTGCTCTCGCGCGTGGCGTTCATCAGCAAGAAGGCGAAGAACCGGAACGCCGCCAAGCTGTGGATGGACTACCTGCTGTCGCAGAAGGGCCAGGAGATCATGGCCAACCAGGCTGACCTGGCATCCGTGCGCGACGACATCGCCGGCGACAACGATGTGGACGGCATGACCAAGAAGCTGGGCGCCTCGCTCAAGCCGATCCCGGTCAACGAAACGCTGCTGGACTACCTGGAGCAGAACAAGCGCCTGGAGTTCATCAAGCAATGGCGCGCGGCGGCAGGCAAGTAA
- a CDS encoding ribonuclease catalytic domain-containing protein yields MYVFYEDDGSFKAGNILSETDASLQVESDSGKRSKIKRANTLFNFAAPEPAALMSQAAATAESLDLQFLWECAPQEEFDSPALAADYFGHAPTAVEQAALLMRLHGAPAYFHRRGKGRYRPAPPDILAAALAALEKKQRQAEQQQEWVDEMAAGRLPEPIAQAAESLLIRPDKNSQQWKALDAACARLGKSPDRLLLELGAWPHALALHKRRFLAVNFPRGLAFPELELPPVDRELPLSDAEVYSVDDVTTTEIDDALSVTTLPDGRLRVGIHVAAPGLTVTRDSEFDKLARARLSTVYMPGDKIPMQPDSVITAFSLDAGREVPVLSLYVVADPETGEVIESETRLERIVVRENLRHNMLDAHVTEASLADPSAELPYGHWLRPLWKLAQALSAQRENVRGKPENNSRVEYSFYLDGNPDDPDTPVRLVPRQRNAPLDRMVAEYMILANNLWGGLLNQHGVPGIYRSQQAGRVRMSTQALPHEAIGVPQYAWSTSPLRRYVDLVNQWQLIAAVEHGVSARLIAPFKPRDADLFAIIGAFDAQYAAWAEFQSAMERYWCLRWLKQNGVTRTVAHVLRDDLVRFGNAPLVTRVGGMPELERGTAVEIDILGMDELSLELDCRYVGQVKVEAAEDAAAT; encoded by the coding sequence ATGTATGTGTTTTACGAAGACGACGGCAGCTTCAAGGCCGGCAATATCCTGTCCGAGACCGACGCCAGCCTTCAGGTGGAGTCCGACTCGGGCAAGCGCAGCAAGATCAAGCGCGCCAATACCCTGTTCAACTTCGCCGCGCCCGAACCGGCGGCGCTGATGAGCCAGGCGGCCGCCACCGCCGAATCGCTGGACCTGCAATTCCTGTGGGAGTGCGCGCCTCAGGAAGAATTCGACTCGCCCGCCCTGGCCGCCGACTACTTCGGTCACGCCCCCACGGCCGTCGAGCAGGCTGCGCTGCTGATGCGCCTGCATGGCGCGCCGGCGTACTTCCACCGCCGCGGCAAGGGCCGCTACCGCCCCGCCCCGCCCGACATCCTGGCCGCCGCGCTGGCCGCGCTGGAAAAGAAGCAGCGCCAGGCCGAGCAGCAGCAGGAATGGGTCGACGAGATGGCCGCCGGACGCCTGCCCGAGCCTATCGCGCAGGCCGCCGAGTCGCTCCTGATCCGTCCGGACAAGAATTCGCAGCAATGGAAGGCGCTGGACGCCGCCTGCGCCAGGCTGGGCAAGAGCCCGGACCGCCTGCTGCTCGAGCTGGGCGCCTGGCCGCATGCGCTGGCGCTGCACAAGCGCCGCTTCCTGGCGGTGAACTTCCCGCGCGGGCTGGCCTTCCCCGAGCTGGAACTGCCGCCCGTCGACCGCGAACTGCCGCTGTCGGACGCCGAGGTCTACTCGGTGGATGACGTCACGACCACCGAAATCGACGACGCGCTGTCCGTCACCACCCTGCCCGACGGCCGCCTGCGCGTCGGCATCCACGTGGCGGCGCCCGGCCTGACCGTCACCCGCGACAGCGAATTCGACAAGCTGGCCCGCGCCCGCCTGTCCACGGTCTACATGCCGGGCGACAAGATCCCGATGCAGCCGGACAGCGTCATCACGGCGTTTTCGCTGGACGCGGGCCGTGAAGTGCCCGTGCTGTCGCTGTATGTGGTGGCCGACCCGGAGACCGGCGAGGTCATCGAATCGGAAACGCGGCTGGAACGCATCGTCGTGCGCGAGAACCTGCGCCACAACATGCTGGACGCCCATGTCACCGAAGCCAGCCTGGCCGACCCGTCGGCCGAACTGCCCTACGGCCACTGGCTGCGCCCGCTGTGGAAGCTGGCGCAGGCGCTGTCGGCGCAGCGCGAGAACGTGCGCGGCAAGCCGGAAAACAACTCGCGGGTGGAGTACAGCTTCTACCTGGACGGCAACCCCGACGACCCCGACACCCCCGTGCGCCTGGTCCCGCGCCAGCGCAATGCGCCGCTGGACCGGATGGTGGCCGAATACATGATCCTGGCCAACAACCTGTGGGGCGGCTTGCTGAACCAGCATGGCGTGCCGGGTATCTACCGGTCGCAACAGGCTGGCCGCGTGCGCATGAGCACGCAGGCGCTGCCGCACGAGGCCATCGGCGTTCCGCAGTACGCCTGGAGCACGTCGCCGCTGCGCCGCTATGTCGACCTGGTCAATCAGTGGCAACTGATTGCCGCGGTCGAGCACGGCGTGTCTGCGCGCCTGATCGCCCCCTTCAAGCCGCGCGATGCGGACCTGTTCGCCATCATCGGCGCTTTTGACGCGCAGTACGCGGCCTGGGCCGAGTTCCAGAGCGCGATGGAGCGCTACTGGTGCCTGCGCTGGCTCAAGCAGAACGGCGTGACCCGCACGGTCGCCCACGTCCTGCGCGACGACCTGGTCCGGTTCGGAAATGCGCCGCTGGTGACGCGGGTTGGCGGGATGCCGGAACTGGAGCGGGGCACGGCGGTCGAGATCGATATTCTCGGGATGGATGAGCTGTCGTTGGAGCTGGACTGCCGGTATGTGGGGCAGGTGAAGGTCGAGGCTGCCGAGGACGCGGCGGCTACTTGA
- a CDS encoding ABC transporter permease has protein sequence MQSLRRKWQSLPRGVVVLITALAIYVPLSFIIVQSFLSAPFFAPSKSFSLDAFRFIFADPDFYKALRSGLILAFGLAIIAIPLGGMLAFLMIRTDLPGRRWIEPLILVPVFVSPMVLGFGYVVAAGPVGFFSIWAQNILGFVPWNVYSLTSIVIIAGLTHVPHAYLYISSALRSMGSDVEEAARVAGATPLRVMVSVSLPMVRPAMLYATVLLFFLGLEVFGLVLVLGDPEGNLVLATYLYKLTNKLGIPSYHLMAAVAVVLICMTIPLVMLQRRLMRTANRFVTVKGKASRARPLPLGKWRWLAGAVVAFWLLVTVVVPLMGVLLRAFVSNWGMGVSLLDVLSLDAFHTVFSQPNLMRAIVNSVAIGVIGGALAVMCYMFVGLAMHRKPDNVTRFMDYSVLVPRAVPGLLAGLAFLWVFLFVPMWLDNALDVDENGWLSALPFAEWLRENFVEWLRAMRSTIFSVWIAYTVVWMAYGLRLISSTLLQVGPELEEAARSAGARRGQVTRHVTVPLAKYGLIGSWLLMFLIFEREYSTGVYLLSPGTETIGSMLVSLWASGAIDIVAALSFINIVLVVIGLGVALRFGVKLHD, from the coding sequence ATGCAGTCATTGCGCAGAAAATGGCAGTCCCTGCCACGCGGCGTGGTGGTGCTGATCACGGCGCTGGCCATCTACGTGCCGCTGTCGTTCATCATCGTCCAGAGCTTTCTCTCCGCGCCCTTCTTTGCTCCGTCCAAGTCGTTCAGCCTGGACGCGTTCCGCTTCATCTTCGCGGACCCCGATTTCTACAAGGCGCTCAGAAGCGGCCTTATCCTGGCCTTCGGGCTGGCCATCATCGCCATTCCGCTGGGCGGCATGCTGGCGTTCCTGATGATCCGCACCGACCTGCCCGGCCGCCGCTGGATCGAGCCGCTGATCCTGGTGCCGGTTTTCGTGTCACCCATGGTGCTGGGTTTCGGCTACGTGGTCGCGGCCGGCCCGGTGGGCTTTTTCTCGATCTGGGCGCAGAACATCCTGGGCTTCGTACCCTGGAACGTCTATTCGCTGACCAGCATCGTCATCATCGCCGGCCTGACGCACGTGCCGCACGCCTACCTGTACATCTCGTCGGCGCTGCGCAGCATGGGTTCGGATGTGGAAGAGGCCGCGCGCGTGGCCGGCGCCACGCCGCTGCGCGTGATGGTGTCGGTCAGCCTGCCGATGGTGCGCCCGGCCATGCTGTACGCCACTGTGCTGCTGTTCTTCCTGGGCCTGGAAGTATTCGGCCTGGTGCTGGTGCTGGGCGACCCGGAAGGCAACCTGGTGCTGGCCACGTACCTGTACAAGCTCACCAACAAGCTGGGCATTCCGTCCTATCACCTGATGGCCGCCGTGGCCGTGGTGCTGATCTGCATGACCATCCCGCTGGTGATGCTGCAGCGCCGCCTCATGCGCACCGCCAACCGCTTCGTCACCGTCAAAGGCAAGGCCTCGCGCGCGCGTCCGCTGCCGCTGGGCAAGTGGCGCTGGCTGGCCGGCGCGGTGGTGGCGTTCTGGTTGCTGGTCACCGTCGTGGTGCCGCTGATGGGCGTGCTGCTGCGCGCGTTCGTGTCCAACTGGGGCATGGGCGTATCGCTGCTCGACGTGCTGTCGCTGGACGCCTTCCATACGGTGTTCTCGCAGCCCAACCTGATGCGCGCCATCGTGAACTCGGTGGCGATCGGCGTGATCGGCGGCGCCCTGGCGGTGATGTGCTACATGTTCGTGGGCCTGGCGATGCACCGCAAGCCCGACAACGTCACGCGCTTCATGGACTACAGCGTGCTGGTGCCGCGCGCGGTGCCGGGCCTGCTGGCCGGCCTGGCGTTCCTGTGGGTGTTCCTGTTCGTGCCGATGTGGCTGGACAACGCGCTCGACGTGGACGAGAACGGCTGGCTGTCGGCCCTGCCCTTCGCGGAGTGGCTGCGCGAGAACTTCGTCGAATGGCTGCGCGCCATGCGCAGCACGATCTTCAGCGTGTGGATCGCTTACACGGTCGTGTGGATGGCCTATGGCCTGCGCCTGATCTCGTCGACCCTGCTGCAGGTGGGGCCCGAGCTGGAAGAAGCGGCCCGCAGCGCCGGCGCGCGCCGCGGCCAGGTCACCCGCCACGTCACGGTGCCGCTGGCCAAGTACGGCCTGATCGGCTCGTGGCTGCTGATGTTCCTGATCTTCGAGCGCGAATACTCCACCGGCGTCTACCTGCTGTCGCCCGGCACCGAGACCATCGGGTCGATGCTGGTGTCGCTGTGGGCCTCGGGCGCCATCGACATCGTGGCCGCGCTTTCCTTCATCAATATCGTTCTGGTCGTGATCGGCCTGGGCGTCGCCCTGCGATTCGGAGTCAAACTTCATGATTGA